The Streptomyces spororaveus genome includes a region encoding these proteins:
- a CDS encoding glycosyltransferase has translation MGLLTAACAAYASLAAWLWLTLAQGMFWRTDVRLPPRTAPARWPSVAIVVPARDEAEVLPRSLPSLIAQDYPGEAEVILVDDGSTDGTGELARRLAREHPGLPLTVVSPGDPAPGWTGKLWALRHGIATARTAHATEPDFLLLTDADIAHEPDSLRELVAAATSADLDLVSQMARLRVVGLWERLVVPAFVYFFAQLYPFRRINRPSARTAAAAGGCVLLRTAAAVRAGVPDSIRQAVIDDVSLARAVARSGGRIWLGLAERVDSVRPYPVLADLWRMVSRSAYAQLRHQPLLLAGTVAGLVLVYLVPPAALLAGLATGHPAIAWAGGLAWLLMAGTYLPMLRYYRQPAALAPLLPFTALLYLLMTLDSAVQHYRGRGASWKGRTYPRPSDA, from the coding sequence ATGGGCCTCCTCACCGCCGCCTGCGCGGCCTACGCGTCCCTCGCCGCCTGGCTCTGGCTCACCCTCGCCCAGGGCATGTTCTGGCGGACCGACGTCCGCCTCCCGCCGCGTACGGCCCCCGCCCGCTGGCCGTCCGTCGCGATCGTCGTACCGGCCCGGGACGAGGCCGAGGTGCTGCCGCGGAGCCTGCCCTCGCTGATCGCCCAGGACTATCCCGGCGAGGCCGAGGTGATCCTCGTCGACGACGGCAGCACCGACGGCACGGGCGAACTCGCGCGCCGCCTCGCCCGGGAGCACCCCGGGCTCCCCCTCACCGTCGTCTCCCCCGGCGACCCCGCCCCCGGCTGGACCGGCAAGCTCTGGGCGCTCCGGCACGGCATCGCGACCGCCCGCACCGCGCACGCCACCGAGCCCGACTTCCTCCTCCTCACCGACGCCGACATCGCACACGAACCCGACAGTCTGCGCGAATTGGTCGCCGCCGCCACCTCCGCGGACCTCGACCTCGTCTCCCAGATGGCCCGCCTGCGGGTGGTCGGGCTCTGGGAGCGGCTCGTCGTACCGGCCTTCGTGTACTTCTTCGCCCAGCTCTACCCCTTCCGCCGGATCAACCGGCCCTCCGCCCGGACGGCGGCCGCCGCCGGCGGCTGCGTCCTGTTGCGCACCGCGGCCGCCGTGCGCGCCGGGGTCCCCGACTCCATCCGCCAGGCCGTCATCGACGACGTCTCCCTGGCCCGGGCCGTCGCCCGCTCCGGCGGCCGGATCTGGCTGGGACTCGCGGAGCGGGTGGACAGCGTGCGCCCGTACCCCGTGCTCGCGGACCTGTGGCGGATGGTCTCGCGCAGCGCCTACGCGCAACTGCGCCACCAGCCCCTGCTGCTGGCCGGGACGGTGGCCGGACTGGTGCTCGTCTACCTCGTGCCCCCGGCCGCCCTGCTGGCCGGCCTCGCGACCGGGCATCCGGCCATCGCCTGGGCGGGGGGTCTGGCGTGGCTGCTGATGGCCGGCACCTACCTGCCGATGCTCCGGTACTACCGCCAGCCCGCCGCGCTCGCGCCGCTGCTTCCGTTCACCGCGCTGCTGTACCTCCTGATGACCCTCGACTCGGCCGTGCAGCACTACCGGGGCCGCGGGGCATCCTGGAAGGGCCGTACCTATCCCCGCCCCAGCGACGCCTGA